The following coding sequences are from one Mytilus trossulus isolate FHL-02 chromosome 8, PNRI_Mtr1.1.1.hap1, whole genome shotgun sequence window:
- the LOC134681933 gene encoding titin-like isoform X2 gives MGRIQDCFKENRDVIVELLSKNLNQIVCKLHKRNVITDSEKIGVECSLSPALGIRDLFYYIEANDKSEDFIDVLNQTENGGIAHLVRRLQVIKTLRDVELVKGETLHLSCKLNRDLNIKWLKNGREISCDKQTDCKKTSQENLFKYTLKIKNIKMINSGEYSCVCGNFKTSCFVIITDIPIEQIINARTTEKLYEIQGKKEELAQKEEKIVKEETKLLEMETEIRNKAMEIKEKADEIESQRYKLALKEKEMKERESQLELKEAKFCELEMEKNMLQKDSLTLTQQSEELKFTRANANMMQNELEKLKHEKTELEKRIEILEKYIDNGSVKHAQTISEIRETYENMITKMKAEHDDTLSNIDKRLEEMQQKQSGICVVS, from the exons ATGGGGAGAATACAAGACTGTTTTAAGGAAAACAGGGATGTTATTGTGGAATTGCTGTCCAAAAATCTGAATCAAATTGTGTGTAAGTTGCACAAAAGAAATGTAATAACCGACAGTGAAAAGATTGGTGTTGAATGTAGTTTGTCGCCTGCTTTAGGAATAcgagatttattttattacatagaAGCTAATGATAAATCTGAAGATTTTATTGATGTACTCAATCAAACTGAAAATGGCGGAATAGCACATCTTGTTCGCC GTTTACAAGTAATTAAAACTCTCAGAGATGTTGAGTTGGTGAAAGGAGAAACTCTTCATTTAAGTTGCAAGTTGAATAGAGATTTGAATATTAAATGGTTGAAAAATGGCAGAGAAATTTCATGCGACAAACAGACAGATTGCAAGAAAACATCTCaggaaaatttgtttaaatacacattgaagataaaaaatatcaagatgATAAACAGTGGAGAGTATAGTTGCGTGTGTGGTAATTTCAAAACATCTTGCTTTGTGATAATAACA GACATACCGATAGAACAAATAATCAATGCAAGAACTacagaaaaattatatgaaatacaaGGGAAAAAAGAAGAACTAGcacagaaagaagaaaaaattgttAAAGAAGAAACAAAGCTTCTTGAAATGGAAACTGAAATTAGGAATAAAGCCATGGAAATCAAAGAAAAGGCAGATGAAATAGAGAGTCAAAGATATAAATTagctttaaaagaaaaagaaatgaaagaacGAGAATCTCAGTTGGAATTGAAAGAAGCCAAATTTTGCGAACTTGAAATGGAGAAAAATATGTTGCAAAAAGATTCTTTGACCTTGACGCAACAAAGTGAAGAATTAAAATTTACACGAGCAAACGCAAACATGATGCAAAACGAAttggaaaaattaaaacacGAGAAGACAGAACTCgaaaaaagaattgaaatattagagaaatatattgataatgGAAGTGTAAAGCATGCACAGACAATCTCAGAAATTAGAGAAACCtatgaaaatatgataacaaaaatgaaagcaGAGCATGATGATACATTATCTAATATTGATAAAAGATTGGAAG aGATGCAGCAGAAGCAATCCGGAATATGTGTAGTTTCATAG
- the LOC134681933 gene encoding obscurin-like isoform X1: MGRIQDCFKENRDVIVELLSKNLNQIVCKLHKRNVITDSEKIGVECSLSPALGIRDLFYYIEANDKSEDFIDVLNQTENGGIAHLVRLSANYYFTSELKNSEFAIGTDVVLSCEISNDRTVQWFKNGIELTTCSKYTITKDFLVHQLIILNAQEEDAGDYLCECCYAKTRCRLKAGLQVIKTLRDVELVKGETLHLSCKLNRDLNIKWLKNGREISCDKQTDCKKTSQENLFKYTLKIKNIKMINSGEYSCVCGNFKTSCFVIITDIPIEQIINARTTEKLYEIQGKKEELAQKEEKIVKEETKLLEMETEIRNKAMEIKEKADEIESQRYKLALKEKEMKERESQLELKEAKFCELEMEKNMLQKDSLTLTQQSEELKFTRANANMMQNELEKLKHEKTELEKRIEILEKYIDNGSVKHAQTISEIRETYENMITKMKAEHDDTLSNIDKRLEEMQQKQSGICVVS; encoded by the exons ATGGGGAGAATACAAGACTGTTTTAAGGAAAACAGGGATGTTATTGTGGAATTGCTGTCCAAAAATCTGAATCAAATTGTGTGTAAGTTGCACAAAAGAAATGTAATAACCGACAGTGAAAAGATTGGTGTTGAATGTAGTTTGTCGCCTGCTTTAGGAATAcgagatttattttattacatagaAGCTAATGATAAATCTGAAGATTTTATTGATGTACTCAATCAAACTGAAAATGGCGGAATAGCACATCTTGTTCGCC TTTCAGCGAATTATTACTTTACATCAGAACTGAAAAATTCGGAATTTGCTATAGGCACGGATGTTGTATTGTCCTGTGAAATCAGTAATGATCGTACCGTTCAATGGTTTAAAAATGGAATAGAATTAACCACATGCTCGAAATATACCATAACAAAAGATTTTCTTGTCCACCAGCTGATTATTTTGAATGCACAGGAAGAGGATGCAGGCGATTATTTATGTGAATGTTGCTACGCAAAGACAAGATGTAGACTTAAAGCTG GTTTACAAGTAATTAAAACTCTCAGAGATGTTGAGTTGGTGAAAGGAGAAACTCTTCATTTAAGTTGCAAGTTGAATAGAGATTTGAATATTAAATGGTTGAAAAATGGCAGAGAAATTTCATGCGACAAACAGACAGATTGCAAGAAAACATCTCaggaaaatttgtttaaatacacattgaagataaaaaatatcaagatgATAAACAGTGGAGAGTATAGTTGCGTGTGTGGTAATTTCAAAACATCTTGCTTTGTGATAATAACA GACATACCGATAGAACAAATAATCAATGCAAGAACTacagaaaaattatatgaaatacaaGGGAAAAAAGAAGAACTAGcacagaaagaagaaaaaattgttAAAGAAGAAACAAAGCTTCTTGAAATGGAAACTGAAATTAGGAATAAAGCCATGGAAATCAAAGAAAAGGCAGATGAAATAGAGAGTCAAAGATATAAATTagctttaaaagaaaaagaaatgaaagaacGAGAATCTCAGTTGGAATTGAAAGAAGCCAAATTTTGCGAACTTGAAATGGAGAAAAATATGTTGCAAAAAGATTCTTTGACCTTGACGCAACAAAGTGAAGAATTAAAATTTACACGAGCAAACGCAAACATGATGCAAAACGAAttggaaaaattaaaacacGAGAAGACAGAACTCgaaaaaagaattgaaatattagagaaatatattgataatgGAAGTGTAAAGCATGCACAGACAATCTCAGAAATTAGAGAAACCtatgaaaatatgataacaaaaatgaaagcaGAGCATGATGATACATTATCTAATATTGATAAAAGATTGGAAG aGATGCAGCAGAAGCAATCCGGAATATGTGTAGTTTCATAG